The following are encoded together in the Tripterygium wilfordii isolate XIE 37 chromosome 3, ASM1340144v1, whole genome shotgun sequence genome:
- the LOC119989681 gene encoding sulfate transporter 2.1 yields MDSFAVETSEAQQTLDLEKNGHVERTQWVLNAPEPPSFWREVLDSVKKTIKPPGNTSEILKRQPGSKRVVLFLQAIFPILSWGRNYKVTKFKNDLMAGLTLASLCIPQSIGYATLAKLDPQYGLYTSVVPPLIYAVMGTSREIAVGPVAVVSLLVSSMIQRLEDPETNPTAYRKLVLTATFFAGIFQAAFGLFRLGFLVDFLSHAALVGFIAGAAIIIGLQQLKGLLGVTHFTNKTDVVSVLKAVLRSVDHSWSPHNFILGCAFLSFILTTRFVGKRNRKLFWLPAIAPLISVILSTLIVFLTRADKHGVKIVKRIKGGLNPSSVHELHFNGPYIGEIAKIGLVIAVVALTEAIAVGRSFASVKGYHLDGNKEMLAMGFTNIIGSLTSCYAATGSFSRTAVNFSAGCETAVSNIVMAITVLISLELFTKLLFFTPTAILASIILSALPGLIDVHEAYRIWKVDKLDFLACLGAFVGVLFVSVEIGLLIAITISFLKIILNSLQPGTEVLGRLPGTEILFDVDQYPMAAETLGVLAVRVKSALLCFANANFVTERILRRVSEERKDAKGSTSTAKKVDLVILDLSNLVNIDTSGIASLEELHKNLVSNGMEIAFTNPRWQVIHKLRLANFVGKVGGGRIFLTVAEALDACIGGRRAAI; encoded by the exons ATGGATTCTTTTGCCGTTGAGACCTCCGAGGCCCAACAAACACTTGACCTTGAGAAAAATGGGCACGTCGAAAGGACTCAGTGGGTGCTAAATGCTCCTGAGCCACCAAGCTTTTGGCGTGAGGTGCTGGACTCTGTAAAGAAAACCATTAAGCCTCCTGGAAACACATCAGAAATTCTCAAGAGGCAGCCTGGATCGAAACGTGTTGTTCTGTTCTTGCAGGCAATATTTCCAATTCTTTCTTGGGGTCGAAACTACAAGGTGACCAAGTTCAAGAATGATCTAATGGCGGGCCTTACACTTGCAAGCCTCTGCATCCCGCAG AGTATTGGATATGCAACTTTGGCTAAGCTTGATCCTCAATATGGCCTCT ACACAAGTGTCGTTCCACCTCTCATTTATGCTGTCATGGGAACTTCAAGAGAGATAGCAGTTGGACCTGTAGCTGTGGTTTCACTGCTTGTGTCTTCAATGATTCAGAGACTAGAAGATCCTGAGACCAATCCAACAGCATATAGAAAGCTTGTTCTCACCGCAACCTTCTTTGCAGGCATCTTTCAAGCTGCTTTTGGACTATTCAG GTTGGGTTTCCTTGTGGATTTTCTATCACATGCTGCACTTGTTGGGTTCATCGCCGGTGCTGCGATCATCATAGGCCTTCAGCAACTAAAAGGACTTCTTGGGGTTACTCATTTCACTAATAAGACTGATGTTGTCTCTGTCCTGAAAGCTGTTCTGCGATCAGTAGATCATTCT TGGAGTCCTCATAATTTCATTCTGGGCTGTGCATTCCTGAGTTTCATCCTAACAACTAGATTTGTT GGGAAAAGAAACAGAAAGCTGTTCTGGTTGCCAGCCATTGCTCCTCTGATATCTGTCATATTATCTACGCTTATTGTCTTCCTCACAAGAGCCGATAAACATGGAGTGAAGATTGTAAAACGCATCAAAGGAGGCTTAAATCCAAGCTCAGTGCATGAGTTACATTTCAATGGCCCATATATTGGAGAAATTGCTAAAATTGGACTTGTCATAGCTGTTGTCGCTCTCACG GAAGCGATTGCAGTTGGTCGATCTTTTGCATCTGTAAAGGGATACCATCTTGATGGAAACAAAGAGATGCTTGCCATGGGCTTCACGAACATCATTGGATCTTTGACTTCATGCTATGCTGCAACTG GTTCATTCTCGCGCACTGCTGTTAATTTCAGTGCTGGTTGTGAGACTGCTGTGTCAAATATAGTGATGGCTATTACAGTTCTCATATCATTGGAGTTATTCACAAAGCTCTTGTTCTTTACTCCAACTGCGATCCTTGCTTCAATTATTCTTTCGGCTCTACCAGGGCTAATTGATGTCCATGAAGCTTATCGAATTTGGAAGGTTGATAAGTTAGACTTCCTTGCCTGCCTCGGTGCATTTGTTGGGGTGTTGTTTGTATCAGTGGAGATCGGTTTACTTATTGCG ATAACGATATCATTTCTGAAGATCATTCTAAATTCTCTACAACCAGGCACAGAAGTTCTAGGAAGACTCCCGGGGACTGAGATTTTATTCGATGTTGACCAATATCCAATGGCTGCTGAAACTCTTGGGGTGCTAGCAGTCCGTGTAAAGTCTGCCTTGCTTTGTTTTGCAAATGCAAATTTTGTCACAGAGAG GATTCTGCGAAGGGTATCTGAAGAAAGAAAGGACGCAAAAGGAAGCACTAGCACTGCCAAGAAAGTTGACCTAGTGATTCTCGACTTGTCCA ATTTGGTGAACATTGATACATCAGGGATTGCATCTCTAGAGGAATTGCACAAGAATCTTGTCTCAAATGGAATGGAG ATAGCATTCACAAACCCAAGATGGCAAGTGATTCACAAGCTAAGGCTGGCAAACTTTGTTGGCAAAGTTGGAGGTGGAAGGATTTTCTTGACAGTTGCAGAAGCACTGGATGCATGTATTGGCGGTCGAAGGGCTGCCATCTAA
- the LOC119985341 gene encoding trafficking protein particle complex subunit 12-like codes for MSLESAAVLDPLTNQFTSLNDLAPELASLQDLANRGSWRSILDKVASARSLSILTKPHDHLTYLSYNVLALAKLRRFPDASTELDSLDDLDSPEYRYESYPQIYPNRSGSMVPFVLRWLHAMIPFKLENRREGMDRLYILLDFVRTKIKDREDSNQEASLKVWRRREVFVINFIIGQHLHSKEFVVCLDLIRDLITRGCLDPILLSKLGYIQMQIGDLEGAKGSFNKIEAMLNEEKNNESLSEIELKNLVNRNKALMYLVVKDYVSAVREYEECIERDHTDVVAINNKALCLMYSRDLPDSIKGLENALERVPTVALNETIVVNLCSMYELAYVNHSDIKRTLSNWIARVAPDDFDTSCTRI; via the coding sequence ATGAGTCTGGAGTCAGCCGCCGTTCTGGATCCTCTCACCAACCAATTCACCTCCCTCAACGATCTGGCCCCTGAACTGGCCTCCCTCCAGGACCTCGCGAACCGGGGCTCATGGCGCTCCATCCTCGACAAGGTGGCTAGCGCTCGCTCCCTCTCCATTCTTACTAAGCCTCACGACCACCTCACCTACCTCTCCTACAATGTCCTTGCTCTTGCAAAACTACGACGTTTCCCCGATGCCTCCACCGAGCTCGACTCACTTGATGACCTCGATAGTCCAGAATACAGGTACGAGTCATACCCCCAAATCTATCCCAACCGATCCGGTTCCATGGTCCCTTTCGTGCTCCGATGGCTTCACGCTATGATCCCCTTCAAATTGGAGAATCGTCGGGAAGGTATGGATCGACTATACATTCTTCTTGATTTTGTGCGGACGAAAATAAAAGATAGAGAAGATAGTAATCAAGAAGCTTCGTTGAAGGTGTGGAGGAGAAGGGAGGTGTTTGTGATAAATTTTATTATAGGTCAACATttgcatagcaaggaatttgttgtttgtttggatTTGATTAGGGATTTGATTACTCGCGGTTGCTTAGATCCAATTCTGTTGTCAAAATTAGGGTACATACAGATGCAAATTGGGGATTTGGAGGGAGCAAAGGGTTCGTTCAATAAAATCGAGGCAATGTTGAATGAAGAGAAGAATAACGAATCATTGAGCGAAATTGAGTTGAAGAACCTTGTAAACAGAAACAAGGCTTTAATGTATTTGGTTGTGAAGGACTATGTGTCTGCAGTGAGAGAGTATGAAGAATGCATTGAGAGGGATCACACTGATGTGGTAGCAATCAATAACAAAGCACTTTGCTTGATGTATTCAAGGGACTTGCCAGATTCGATCAAGGGCTTGGAGAATGCTCTTGAGAGGGTGCCTACTGTGGCATTGAATGAGACTATAGTGGTGAATCTGTGTAGCATGTATGAATTGGCTTATGTTAATCACTCTGATATTAAGAGGACGTTGAGTAATTGGATCGCTAGGGTTGCTCCTGATGATTTTGATACTTCATGCACCAGAATATGA
- the LOC119995317 gene encoding L-ascorbate oxidase-like, with protein sequence MYTEPKDQSIVDYNCWPRLSNQGKKLKGDPISLGVSFFSRGSFKFINQRERGPESKRSMHKLALLALCNLLVCSINFRTTEARIRHYKWEVKYEYKSPDCYKKLVIAINGRSPGPTILAQQNDTIIVELKNSLLTENVAIHWHGIRQIGTPWFDGTEGVTQCPILPGETFKYQFVVDRPGTYLYHAHYGMQREAGLYGSICVSVADGVSEPFEYDYDRSIILNDWYHKSTYEQATGLSSIPFVWVQEPQSLLIQGRGKFDCSSAMEPNVCNATNPECSPYIMTVIPGKTYRLRIGSLTALSALSFQIESHNMTVVEADGHYVEPFVVQNLFIYSGETYSVLVKTDQDPSRNYWATTNVVGRNATTPPGLAILNYYPNHPKRSPPTTPPSGPFWGDLNPRFAQSLAIKSHKNFIHAFPQTPDRVIVLLNTQNKIDGRTRWSVNNVSYNFPHTPYLIALKQNKTHLFNQTPPPDGYDFVNYDIYERPNNSNATSSDSIYRLKFNSTVDIILQNANTMVENNSETHPWHLHGHDFWVLGYGEGKFDINNDPKKYNLVNPIKKNTVPLHPYGWTALRIIADNPGAWAFHCHIESHFYMGMGVVFEEGIERLGKLPSSIMGCGETKGLHNP encoded by the exons ATGTATACAGAGCCAAAAGATCAAAGCATTGTAGATTACAATTGCTGGCCAAGACTTAGcaatcaaggaaaaaaattaaaaggggACCCGATCTCTCTTGGAGTTTCTTTCTTTTCGAGAGGGAGTTTTAAATTCAtaaatcagagagagagaggtccaGAAAGCAAAAGAAGTATGCACAAACTAGCACTTTTGGCCCTGTGTAATTTGTTAGTGTGTTCGATAAATTTCAGAACAACAGAGGCTCGAATTCGACATTACAAATGGGAGGTGAAGTATGAGTACAAGTCCCCTGATTGCTATAAGAAACTGGTTATTGCCATCAATGGTAGAAGTCCAGGTCCAACAATCTTGGCACAGCAAAACGACACCATCATTGTTGAGCTCAAGAACAGTTTGCTTACAGAGAATGTTGCAATCCATTGGCATGGAATTAGACAG ATTGGAACACCTTGGTTTGATGGAACGGAGGGGGTGACTCAGTGCCCAATTCTGCCTGGAGAAACCTTCAAATACCAGTTTGTTGTAGATAGA CCTGGGACATATTTGTACCATGCACACTATGGTATGCAGAGAGAAGCAGGACTGTATGGATCGATCTGTGTATCGGTTGCTGATGGAGTTTCGGAACCATTTGAGTACGATTACGATCGAAGCATAATCCTCAACGATTGGTACCATAAGAGCACTTATGAACAAGCTACTGGATTGTCCTCCATTCCTTTTGTTTGGGTTCAAGAGCCTCAG TCACTTCTGATTCAAGGACGAGGAAAGTTCGATTGTTCTTCTGCAATGGAACCCAATGTTTGTAATGCCACAAATCCTGAATGCTCTCCCTACATCATGACGGTAATTCCTGGCAAAACATATAGATTGAGGATTGGTAGCTTGACTGCTCTATCGGCTCTCAGTTTCCAAATAGAG AGTCATAACATGACAGTTGTTGAGGCAGATGGACACTATGTGGAGCCATTTGTGGTGCAGAACCTGTTCATATACTCAGGAGAGACATACTCAGTCCTAGTAAAAACAGACCAAGACCCATCAAGGAATTACTGGGCAACAACAAACGTTGTTGGTAGAAATGCCACAACCCCACCTGGTTTGGCCATTCTCAATTACTACCCAAACCATCCAAAACGATCCCCTCCAACAACTCCACCATCAGGACCTTTTTGGGGAGACCTTAATCCACGTTTTGCACAAAGTCTAGCCatcaaatcacacaaaaatttcATTCACGCCTTTCCACAAACACCTGATAGAGTGATTGTGCTTCTCAACACCCAGAACAAAATCGATGGCCGGACACGCTGGTCGGTCAATAATGTCTCATATAATTTCCCTCACACaccttatttgattgctttgaagCAGAACAAAACCCATCTTTTCAATCAAACCCCACCTCCAGATGGATACGACTTTGTCAACTACGACATCTACGAAAGACCCAACAACTCCAATGCCACTTCAAGCGATTCCATTTACAGGCTCAAGTTCAATTCAACAGTGGATATTATACTGCAGAATGCGAATACTATGGTTGAGAACAACAGTGAGACACATCCATGGCATCTTCACGGGCACGATTTTTGGGTCCTGGGTTATGGGGAAGGAAAATTTGACATCAACAATGATCCCAAGAAGTACAATTTGGTGAATCCGATAAAGAAGAACACAGTGCCTTTGCATCCTTATGGTTGGACTGCATTGAGGATTATTGCCGACAATCCAGGGGCTTGGGCATTCCACTGCCACATTGAGTCGCATTTCTACATGGGAATGGGAGTTGTGTTCGAAGAGGGGATTGAGAGGTTGGGAAAGTTACCTTCTTCAATCATGGGTTGTGGTGAAACCAAAGGATTACACAATCCATAG
- the LOC119992948 gene encoding agamous-like MADS-box protein AGL30, which produces MGRKIEIKRIENTTRRQVTYSKRRSSLIKKANEISVFCDIDVLLLAFSHSGRVNTFCSRERIGDVLERYMNLPTTSRYPIKHLEEQIKTKKSEIGILHHKLKGFEPDEENVSLSQVLSLEEHFKNSLKLVKNRKKFLIGNHSSSPSTELTSENDNDQNIEEAETIIRRGPRDHQHDQLQTVLQNIEENQLIYELQNPTSSQIVLQLDPWLNNDAAPHRWSRARDLVAQEEVTFAGNEVHGVSNNSTDSLPAVTTGFSSNTVQYSNWFTPQTKISSNYGLNIKVNPSAESTTGVAPPMSHYDAITTNDQLNWFPSSDYNNIAAPLPSSSAGARINATGSSEPCFMTNVDAANYIPTTINGNEISENNNGSNISTIDQVIPVAESSAQAETRNNNNMCTTAAGNQAAVDGFSCWDLDDSILLQNLNFRDLDIIFD; this is translated from the exons ATGGGTAGGAAGATAGAGATTAAGAGGATAGAGAACACAACGAGACGTCAAGTGACATATTCGAAGAGGAGGAGTAGTTTGATCAAAAAGGCTAATGAGATCTCTGTGTTTTGCGACATTGATGTTCTTCTCCTCGCATTCTCTCATTCTGGTCGAGTTAACACCTTCTGCAGCCGAGAGAG GATTGGGGATGTGCTTGAACGTTATATGAATCTACCAACCACTTCTAGATATCC AATCAAa CACTTGGAGGAACAGATTAAGACGAAGAAATCAGAGATAGGGATCCTACACCACAAACTCAA GGGATTCGAGCCTGATGAAGAAAATGTTTCACTCTCTCAAGTTTTGTCTTTGGAAGAACACTTCAAGAACTCTTTGAAACTAGTCAAGAACAGAAAA AAATTCTTGATCGGTAATCATTCATCATCCCCATCTACTGAATTAACAAGTGAG AATGATAATGATCAGAACATTGAAGAGGCTGAGACAATCATTAGGAGAGGACCTCGTGATCATCAACATGATCAATTACAAACTGTTCTGCAAAACATTGAGGAGAATCAACTCATCTATGAGCTGCAAAACCCTACTTCAAGCCAGATTGTACTGCAACTTGATCCTTGGCTTAATAATGATGCTGCTCCACACAG GTGGTCGAGGGCTCGAGACCTAGTCGCACAGGAAGAAGTAACTTTTGCAGGAAATGAAGTTCATGGAGTCTCCAACAACAGTACAGACAGCCTCCCCGCAGTCACTACTGGTTTTTCTTCCAATACTGTTCAGTACTCCAATTGGTTCACTCCACAAACAAAAATTAGTAGTAATTATGGTCTGAATattaag GTCAATCCGAGCGCGGAGAGTACTACTGGTGTGGCACCACCAATGTCTCACTATGATGCAATCACTACTAATGATCAGCTGAACTGGTTTCCAAGCTCTGATTACAACAATATTGCTGCGCCTCTACCTTCAAGCTCCGCGGG TGCCAGGATCAATGCAACAGGCAGCTCTGAACCTTGCTTCATGACTAATGTTGATGCTGCAAATTACATTCCCACCACAATCAATGGCAATGAAATCAGTGAAAACAACAATGGAAGCAATATTTCTACCATTGATCAAGTGATTCCAGTAGCAGAATCATCTGCGCAGGCTGAGACAaggaacaacaacaacatgtGCACTACTGCTGCAGGAAACCAGGCGGCCGTGGATGGGTTCAGCTGCTGGGACTTGGATGACTCCATTTTGCTACAGAATTTGAACTTCAGGGATCTTGACATTATATTTGATTGA
- the LOC119995138 gene encoding heavy metal-associated isoprenylated plant protein 23-like encodes MGVGGTLEYISDLIGSSGHKHKKKKKQLQTVELKVRMDCDGCELKVKNSLSSMTGVKKVEVNRKQQKVTVTGFVEANKVLKKAKSTGKKAEIWPYVPYNLVAQPYTAQHYDKKAPPGYVRKVETTATNANVTRYEDPYISMFSDDNPNACSVM; translated from the exons ATGGGAGTAGGAGGTACTCTGGAGTACATATCTGATTTAATAGGAAGTTCTGGCCATAaacacaagaagaagaagaagcagttgCAGACTGTGGAACTCAAGGTCAGGATGGACTGTGATGGGTGTGAGCTTAAGGTCAAGAACTCCCTCTCTTCAATGACTG GAGttaagaaggtggaggtgaacAGGAAGCAGCAGAAGGTGACTGTAACTGGGTTTGTTGAGGCTAACAAGGTATTGAAGAAAGCTAAGTCAACAGGGAAGAAAGCAGAGATATGGCCTTATGTTCCTTACAATCTGGTGGCTCAGCCTTACACAGCTCAACACTATGACAAGAAGGCACCTCCTGGTTATGTCAGGAAGGTGGAGACCACTGCAACAAATGCTAATGTGACCAGATATGAAGATCCTTACATCTCCATGTTCAGTGATGATAATCCAAATGCCTGCTCTGTCATGTAA